A single genomic interval of Noviherbaspirillum cavernae harbors:
- a CDS encoding YjgN family protein — protein sequence MAQDTIDDIASARTRARPSATPLASGVVHPAASEAPAAQELIGPQRFEFTGTGAEYFRIWVVNLLLTVLTLGIYSAWAKVRRLQYFYRNTRVAGSIFDYHGQPKAILKGRILALALLVAYKISYDVSVVAAVVVALLLAAITPWLLARAFHFKLANSSYRGLRFHFRGTVGAAYRMLILFPITLGFIGLFVWSLATSFSERAGGGVIVLVVVLPVLALAGTVPLAHYLLKRFQHDNADYGQTPFFFEARAADFFKVYGKAVCFFFLGAIPATIFGVLTARAYQFLLDTPFGWLFALLYGVLSAYAFYLFVRPYMESRIQNLVWNSTELSDHRFESTVSARKLLWIHASNLMLITVTCGLYKPFAAVRLVKYRVESMSLVPSGNLEEFLADQTMERADAIGQEAGDLFDIDIAL from the coding sequence CGCGTCCATCGGCGACTCCGCTTGCCTCGGGCGTCGTGCATCCTGCGGCATCCGAGGCGCCGGCCGCACAGGAGCTGATCGGGCCGCAGCGTTTCGAATTCACCGGCACCGGTGCGGAGTATTTCCGCATCTGGGTCGTCAACCTGTTGCTGACTGTCCTGACCCTCGGCATCTATTCGGCGTGGGCGAAGGTGCGGCGTCTGCAATATTTCTATCGCAACACGCGCGTCGCCGGTTCGATCTTCGACTATCACGGCCAGCCGAAGGCCATCCTCAAGGGGCGCATCCTCGCCCTCGCACTGCTGGTCGCGTACAAGATTTCGTATGACGTTTCCGTCGTGGCGGCAGTCGTCGTGGCGTTGCTGCTGGCTGCCATCACGCCGTGGCTGCTGGCGCGCGCATTTCACTTCAAGCTTGCGAATTCAAGCTATCGAGGCTTGCGCTTTCATTTTCGCGGTACGGTCGGCGCGGCGTATCGCATGCTGATCCTGTTTCCCATCACGCTAGGCTTCATCGGCTTGTTCGTGTGGAGTCTCGCGACCTCGTTCTCCGAGCGCGCGGGGGGGGGCGTGATTGTGCTGGTGGTGGTGCTGCCGGTGCTGGCCTTGGCGGGGACCGTCCCGCTCGCGCACTATCTGTTGAAGCGCTTTCAGCATGACAACGCCGATTACGGGCAGACGCCGTTCTTCTTCGAGGCGCGCGCGGCTGATTTCTTCAAGGTGTACGGCAAGGCCGTGTGCTTTTTCTTTCTCGGCGCGATTCCGGCTACCATCTTCGGCGTGCTGACTGCGCGCGCCTATCAGTTCCTGCTGGATACGCCGTTCGGCTGGCTGTTCGCCTTGCTGTACGGGGTATTGAGTGCCTACGCCTTCTACCTGTTCGTGCGGCCCTACATGGAAAGCCGCATCCAGAATCTGGTCTGGAACAGCACCGAACTGAGCGATCACCGATTCGAAAGCACGGTCAGCGCGCGCAAGCTGCTGTGGATACATGCATCGAACCTGATGCTGATCACCGTGACGTGCGGCCTGTACAAGCCGTTTGCGGCGGTGCGGCTGGTGAAGTATCGCGTGGAAAGCATGAGCTTGGTCCCCTCCGGCAATCTGGAGGAATTTCTGGCAGATCAGACGATGGAGCGCGCAGACGCGATCGGTCAGGAAGCCGGTGATCTTTTCGATATCGACATCGCCCTATGA
- a CDS encoding M48 family metallopeptidase has protein sequence MISATYFDGQTTRRHPVTLMMHKGVIAVTGEGIRRSVRLSKLNVSERLEHAPRIMRFPDGGFVEVQHRSLDKLLRKNGYRDPWVVHWQQNWAWSLIALITVLTLLIAGYQWGLPWAADKLAQRLPASLEKSLGDGQWKLIDEGYLRPSRLDAAEQARLRQLFAELARPRGEKTVYRLEFRDSRIGPNAFALPNGIIVMTDQLVTLARNDHAVLAVLAHELGHLQRHHSLRQLLQTAGTAVVVNLLIGDVSSVAAAAPTFLLDQKYSRDFEREADRYAIDMMRENGLPLSPMADLFERMGNALADADEGVEGEDEPLEDAGKKPHRTDFSDYFSSHPSDQERIARLRAADARQ, from the coding sequence ATGATCAGCGCCACCTATTTCGACGGCCAGACCACCCGCCGCCATCCAGTCACGCTGATGATGCACAAAGGCGTCATCGCAGTGACAGGCGAGGGCATACGGCGCAGCGTCAGGCTGTCCAAACTCAACGTCTCGGAGCGCCTTGAACACGCGCCGCGCATCATGCGCTTCCCGGACGGCGGCTTCGTGGAAGTGCAGCATCGCTCTCTCGACAAGCTGCTGCGAAAGAACGGCTATCGCGATCCGTGGGTAGTGCACTGGCAGCAGAACTGGGCATGGTCCCTGATTGCGCTGATCACTGTGCTGACGCTGCTGATTGCAGGCTATCAATGGGGCTTGCCATGGGCCGCCGACAAACTGGCGCAGCGTTTGCCGGCATCGCTGGAAAAGAGTCTCGGCGACGGGCAATGGAAGCTGATCGACGAGGGTTACCTGCGGCCGTCCAGGCTCGATGCGGCTGAACAGGCGCGTCTGCGGCAACTGTTCGCGGAACTCGCGCGGCCGCGCGGCGAAAAGACCGTGTATCGATTGGAATTCCGCGACAGCCGGATCGGTCCCAACGCATTCGCGCTGCCCAACGGCATCATCGTGATGACCGACCAGCTGGTGACATTGGCACGCAATGACCACGCCGTCCTCGCGGTGCTGGCGCATGAACTCGGCCACCTGCAGCGACATCACTCGCTGCGGCAGTTGCTGCAGACGGCAGGCACCGCGGTGGTCGTCAATCTGCTGATCGGTGATGTCTCGAGCGTGGCTGCAGCGGCACCGACGTTCCTGCTGGATCAGAAGTACTCACGCGACTTTGAACGCGAGGCGGACCGCTACGCCATCGACATGATGCGCGAGAACGGCTTGCCGCTTTCGCCGATGGCGGACCTGTTTGAAAGAATGGGCAACGCGCTCGCAGATGCAGATGAGGGCGTGGAAGGCGAGGACGAGCCGCTCGAGGATGCCGGGAAAAAACCACACCGCACCGATTTTTCGGATTACTTCAGCTCGCACCCGAGCGATCAGGAGCGCATTGCGAGGCTGCGGGCCGCCGACGCGCGGCAATGA
- a CDS encoding winged helix-turn-helix domain-containing protein encodes MAWHPGQAYGQDLRDRVLNASGSIAEVATRFRVSKSYVARARSRRHRLGDDTAGVQHNHVPLKLSGLEDVLAARVQAINDQTLEQLCQWLHAEHGVQVSVTTMWKTLARLGLSLKKRRSMPPSRSART; translated from the coding sequence ATGGCGTGGCATCCAGGACAAGCCTACGGGCAAGATTTACGGGATCGCGTGCTAAACGCGAGCGGTTCCATAGCCGAGGTGGCGACCCGCTTCAGGGTAAGCAAATCGTACGTGGCAAGGGCCCGTTCGCGGCGGCACCGACTCGGGGATGATACGGCGGGTGTCCAGCACAACCATGTGCCGTTGAAACTGAGCGGACTGGAAGACGTGCTGGCCGCGCGCGTACAAGCCATCAATGATCAAACGCTGGAACAGTTGTGCCAATGGCTGCATGCCGAGCATGGCGTTCAGGTGAGCGTGACTACCATGTGGAAGACGCTGGCCCGGCTTGGGCTGAGCCTTAAAAAAAGACGCTCCATGCCGCCGAGCAGGAGCGCCCGGACGTAG
- a CDS encoding TPM domain-containing protein: MTTIARLWKHLCTTQAAGRRMFPERTLHAIETAIVEGETRHRAEVRMIVEPFLSVQAVLNGVTPRERARVLFSDYRVWDTEENCGVLVYVNLADHKVEIVADRGVGRIIAAHDWQAICRTMTEGFAHGDSHGSVIAALRQLNALLQQHYPDDGSRHNQLPDKPLML; this comes from the coding sequence ATGACGACGATCGCACGACTGTGGAAGCATCTCTGCACGACGCAAGCCGCCGGCCGGCGCATGTTCCCCGAGCGCACATTGCACGCAATCGAGACTGCCATCGTCGAGGGCGAGACGCGGCATCGCGCCGAGGTGCGCATGATCGTCGAGCCATTCCTCAGCGTGCAGGCGGTGCTGAACGGCGTCACCCCGCGTGAACGGGCGCGCGTGCTGTTTTCGGACTATCGTGTCTGGGATACGGAAGAAAATTGCGGCGTGCTCGTGTACGTCAATCTGGCCGATCACAAGGTCGAGATTGTGGCCGACCGTGGCGTCGGACGGATCATTGCCGCCCATGACTGGCAGGCGATTTGCCGCACGATGACGGAAGGATTCGCACACGGCGATTCGCACGGCAGCGTGATCGCCGCTCTGCGGCAGTTGAACGCGCTGCTGCAGCAGCACTACCCGGACGACGGCTCGCGGCACAACCAGCTGCCGGACAAGCCGCTCATGCTCTAG
- a CDS encoding TPM domain-containing protein codes for MTIFRTLLALVLACLLTAASAQDFVPVPPLQSRVTDLIGMLDAGQRNTLENVLKEYEDRTGSQIAILLISKTEPEAIEQYGIRVYDEWKLGRKGVDDGVLLLVARDNPSSLRRLRIEAGRGVQGSLTDAQSKRILQDVIAPHFRQNDFYGGLAAGVSAITSLLDKETFPSPERKAGEDEEFDTIPLLLFLGCMVLFFLLSRRDSRRFARHDRGWGRSSGVILGSGGGFGGGGFGGGGFGGGGGGFGGGGGSADGGGASGNW; via the coding sequence ATGACGATATTTCGCACGCTGCTGGCGCTTGTCCTCGCCTGCCTGCTGACGGCGGCAAGCGCGCAGGATTTCGTGCCGGTACCGCCGCTGCAATCGCGCGTCACCGACCTGATCGGCATGCTCGATGCCGGCCAGCGCAACACCCTGGAAAACGTGCTGAAGGAATACGAGGACCGCACCGGCAGCCAGATCGCCATCCTGCTCATCAGCAAGACCGAACCGGAAGCCATCGAGCAATACGGCATCCGCGTCTACGACGAATGGAAGCTCGGCCGCAAGGGCGTGGACGACGGTGTGCTGCTGCTTGTCGCCAGAGACAACCCTTCCTCATTGCGGCGCCTGCGCATCGAAGCCGGACGCGGGGTGCAAGGCTCGCTCACCGACGCGCAATCCAAGCGCATCCTGCAGGACGTGATCGCGCCGCATTTCCGCCAGAACGATTTTTACGGCGGACTGGCTGCAGGCGTATCGGCCATCACCAGCCTGCTCGACAAGGAAACGTTTCCATCGCCGGAGCGCAAGGCAGGCGAAGACGAGGAATTCGACACGATCCCGCTGCTGCTTTTCCTCGGCTGCATGGTCCTGTTCTTCCTGCTGTCCCGGCGCGACTCGCGGCGCTTTGCGCGACATGACCGCGGCTGGGGCCGCTCGTCCGGGGTTATCCTGGGTAGCGGCGGCGGTTTCGGTGGCGGCGGTTTTGGCGGGGGCGGCTTCGGAGGCGGAGGTGGCGGCTTCGGCGGAGGCGGCGGCAGTGCGGATGGCGGCGGCGCATCGGGGAACTGGTGA
- a CDS encoding LemA family protein — MKSWLKLFMIAALVSMLNACGYNDFQASDERVKAAWGEVVNQYQRRADLIPNLVNTVKGYASHERETLEAVTKARAAATSFQITPEVLNNPEAFQKFQQVQGELSSALSRLMAISENYPQLKADTSFRDLQSQLEGTENRITVARQRYIAAVQDYNVLARSFPTNLTAMVFKYDVKPSFTVDNEKSISTAPAVNFGK, encoded by the coding sequence ATGAAAAGCTGGCTGAAACTATTCATGATTGCCGCCCTGGTGTCGATGTTGAACGCTTGTGGCTACAACGATTTCCAGGCGAGCGATGAGCGCGTCAAGGCCGCCTGGGGCGAGGTGGTGAACCAGTATCAGCGCCGCGCCGATCTGATTCCCAATCTCGTCAATACCGTCAAGGGCTATGCCTCGCATGAACGCGAAACGCTGGAGGCGGTGACCAAGGCGCGCGCCGCCGCCACCAGTTTCCAGATCACGCCGGAAGTGCTGAACAATCCGGAAGCCTTCCAGAAGTTCCAGCAGGTGCAGGGCGAACTGTCGTCCGCGCTGTCGCGCCTGATGGCGATCTCGGAAAACTATCCGCAACTGAAGGCCGACACCAGTTTCCGCGATCTGCAATCGCAACTCGAAGGCACGGAGAACCGCATCACCGTCGCGCGTCAGCGCTACATTGCCGCCGTGCAGGACTACAACGTGCTGGCGCGCAGCTTCCCGACCAATCTGACCGCGATGGTTTTCAAGTACGACGTCAAGCCATCCTTCACGGTGGACAACGAAAAGTCGATCTCGACCGCGCCTGCGGTGAACTTCGGCAAGTGA
- a CDS encoding DMT family transporter — protein MTSLSRKDWILLILLTLCWGINWPIMKIAVRDFPPITFRTISMIGGLPAIWLAARMQGASLAIPKGKAGTLIKLAIPNMLIWHVFVILGVKMLSSGRAAILGYTMPVWAVLSGLIFFGERPTRAAWVGIGCALAGALLLMSSEIGQLAGQPLGSVLVLIAAAGWGYGTVQMKRTRIDMPTISLTFWMLTLTIVAMAAASLVRESAAWRMPTAIEWGAIAYNALIIFSFAHVVWFKLARTLPPVASSLSVMMIPVIGVFSGAWLLDETPHWQDYGAMALILAAMSTVLLKPRAARVGE, from the coding sequence ATGACATCACTCTCACGCAAAGACTGGATACTTCTTATTCTCCTGACCCTGTGCTGGGGCATCAACTGGCCGATCATGAAAATCGCCGTTCGTGATTTCCCTCCAATCACATTTCGCACCATCAGCATGATCGGCGGCCTGCCCGCCATCTGGCTGGCCGCACGCATGCAAGGCGCATCGCTCGCGATACCGAAAGGCAAGGCCGGGACCCTTATCAAACTGGCCATTCCCAACATGCTGATCTGGCATGTCTTCGTCATCCTCGGCGTCAAGATGCTGTCATCGGGCCGTGCGGCGATCCTCGGTTACACCATGCCGGTGTGGGCGGTACTGAGCGGCCTGATCTTCTTCGGCGAGCGTCCGACGCGCGCGGCGTGGGTCGGCATCGGCTGTGCGCTGGCCGGTGCGCTGCTGCTGATGTCGAGCGAGATCGGGCAACTGGCGGGGCAACCGCTCGGCAGTGTGCTGGTGCTGATCGCTGCGGCCGGATGGGGTTATGGCACGGTGCAGATGAAGCGCACGCGCATCGACATGCCGACCATTTCGCTCACGTTCTGGATGCTGACGCTGACCATCGTGGCAATGGCGGCCGCATCGCTGGTGCGCGAAAGCGCCGCGTGGCGCATGCCGACCGCCATCGAATGGGGCGCGATCGCATACAACGCGCTGATCATCTTCAGCTTCGCCCATGTGGTGTGGTTCAAGCTGGCGCGCACGCTGCCACCGGTGGCCTCCAGCCTGTCCGTGATGATGATCCCGGTGATCGGCGTCTTCTCCGGCGCATGGCTGCTCGACGAAACGCCGCATTGGCAGGATTACGGCGCAATGGCATTGATCCTGGCCGCGATGAGCACGGTGCTGTTGAAGCCGCGTGCGGCGCGTGTCGGCGAATGA
- the pyrF gene encoding orotidine-5'-phosphate decarboxylase, with protein sequence MTFINKLNAVWKAHSSLLCVGLDPDIAKFPAHLQGKPDAILTFCKAIIDATADTACAFKPQIAYFAALRAEDQLEEICAYLRQKYPHIPIVLDAKRGDIGATAEQYAREAFERYNADAVTVNPYMGFDSVAPYLEWKDRGVIILCRTSNPGGSDLQFLQVDGKPLYQHVAQLVAEKWNTNGQCALVVGATFPDELAQVRKIVGDMPLLVPGIGAQGGDIQATVKAGQTANGTGMMINSSRAILYAKTDEKTGEDFTQAARRVALETRDAINRFRAA encoded by the coding sequence GTGACATTCATCAACAAGTTAAATGCCGTGTGGAAGGCCCACAGTTCGCTGCTGTGCGTCGGACTGGACCCGGACATCGCGAAATTTCCTGCGCATCTGCAAGGCAAGCCGGATGCCATCCTGACATTTTGCAAGGCGATCATCGATGCGACAGCGGACACCGCCTGCGCATTCAAGCCGCAGATCGCGTACTTCGCCGCCTTGCGCGCCGAAGACCAGCTCGAAGAGATTTGCGCTTACCTGCGGCAGAAGTATCCGCACATCCCCATCGTGCTCGACGCCAAGCGCGGCGACATCGGCGCGACGGCGGAGCAGTATGCGCGCGAAGCCTTCGAGCGCTACAACGCGGATGCCGTGACGGTCAATCCGTACATGGGTTTCGATTCCGTTGCGCCCTATCTCGAATGGAAAGACCGCGGCGTCATCATCCTGTGCCGCACATCCAATCCCGGCGGCTCCGATCTGCAGTTCCTGCAGGTGGATGGCAAGCCGCTGTATCAGCATGTCGCGCAACTGGTGGCGGAGAAATGGAATACCAACGGCCAGTGCGCGCTGGTGGTCGGCGCGACCTTCCCGGACGAGCTGGCGCAGGTGAGGAAAATCGTCGGCGACATGCCGCTGCTGGTGCCTGGTATCGGCGCGCAGGGCGGTGACATTCAGGCGACCGTGAAGGCGGGGCAGACCGCGAACGGCACTGGAATGATGATCAATTCCTCGCGCGCCATTCTGTATGCGAAGACCGATGAGAAGACGGGCGAGGATTTCACGCAAGCTGCCCGCCGCGTGGCGCTGGAAACGCGCGACGCGATCAATCGCTTCCGCGCCGCCTGA
- a CDS encoding LysR family transcriptional regulator, with product MKMSLQQLETFYWIARLGGFHAAARHLHLTQPTISARIQELEDTLGVRLIERGRQRIEITPAGRDVLAQAEKMLRLADELENLRNRRDPMRGLLRLGANESTAMSGLLELLAQLDKQYPDLRIELTIDVGAALSRRLNARELDVAILSDPISAPHVIDEAIGMADFQWVASSRLALPRGDFTPADIAGRRIVVTPAPSTLYQVADEWFRSADCEPENLGTCNSMLVMTKLVAAGHAVSVLPVSVVRAEIDAGIIRTLPVKPAIAPRPYYVSYLREEQKLGGGIIVRMAREILMQSGLLMPL from the coding sequence ATGAAAATGTCACTGCAACAGCTGGAAACCTTTTACTGGATCGCACGTCTCGGTGGATTCCATGCCGCCGCGCGGCACCTGCACCTCACGCAGCCGACGATTTCCGCGCGGATTCAGGAGCTGGAGGACACGCTGGGCGTCAGGCTGATCGAACGCGGGCGGCAACGGATCGAGATCACGCCGGCGGGACGCGACGTGCTGGCGCAGGCGGAAAAAATGCTGCGGCTGGCCGATGAACTGGAAAATCTGCGCAACCGGCGCGACCCGATGCGCGGCCTGTTGCGTCTGGGGGCGAATGAATCCACCGCGATGTCCGGCCTGCTGGAATTGCTGGCCCAGCTCGACAAGCAGTACCCCGATTTGCGCATCGAGCTGACCATCGACGTCGGCGCCGCTTTGAGCAGGAGGCTGAATGCGCGCGAACTGGATGTCGCGATTCTGAGCGATCCCATTTCCGCGCCGCACGTCATCGATGAGGCGATCGGCATGGCGGATTTTCAGTGGGTCGCATCAAGCCGGCTCGCCCTGCCGCGAGGCGATTTCACGCCGGCCGATATCGCGGGGCGGCGCATCGTCGTCACGCCAGCCCCTTCGACACTCTATCAGGTGGCAGATGAATGGTTTCGCAGCGCGGACTGCGAACCCGAGAATCTCGGCACCTGCAATTCGATGCTGGTGATGACCAAGCTCGTCGCTGCCGGACATGCGGTGTCGGTGTTGCCGGTGTCGGTGGTGCGCGCGGAAATCGACGCCGGCATCATACGCACGCTCCCCGTCAAGCCGGCAATCGCACCGCGCCCCTATTACGTGTCCTACCTGCGGGAAGAACAAAAACTTGGCGGCGGCATCATCGTGCGGATGGCGCGCGAGATTCTGATGCAGAGCGGCCTGTTGATGCCGCTCTGA
- a CDS encoding putative hydro-lyase: MSALSFKAQLPADVRAAIRNGEWPKPTAGLAPGYVQVNFAILPARDAGDFHRFCQKNPKPCPLIAISEIGDPRIPQLGADLDIRTDTPRYRVFRDGKVIDEPFDIREYWRDDLVTFAIGCSFTFEHSLLESGIGIRHIEQNRNVPMYRTNIATDPAGKFHGPMVVSMRPLKAADAIRAIQITSRFPGVHGAPVHIGDPALIGIKDIAKPDYGDAVDIRDDELPVFWACGVTPQSVIVEAKPEFCITHAPGHMLITDLRNSDLSVI, from the coding sequence ATGTCCGCCTTATCCTTCAAAGCACAACTGCCAGCCGACGTGCGCGCCGCAATCCGCAATGGCGAATGGCCCAAGCCCACCGCCGGCCTGGCACCCGGCTATGTGCAGGTCAATTTCGCCATCCTGCCCGCCAGGGATGCCGGCGACTTTCACCGCTTCTGTCAAAAGAATCCCAAGCCCTGTCCGCTGATCGCCATTTCCGAGATCGGCGACCCGCGCATTCCGCAGCTTGGCGCCGATCTCGACATTCGCACCGACACGCCGCGCTACCGCGTGTTCCGCGATGGCAAGGTGATCGACGAGCCTTTCGATATCCGGGAATACTGGCGCGACGATCTGGTCACCTTCGCGATCGGCTGTTCGTTCACCTTCGAACATTCGCTGCTGGAAAGCGGCATCGGCATCCGCCACATCGAACAGAACCGCAACGTGCCGATGTATCGCACCAATATCGCGACCGATCCGGCCGGAAAATTTCATGGCCCGATGGTGGTGTCGATGCGGCCCTTGAAGGCGGCCGACGCGATCCGCGCGATCCAGATCACCTCGCGTTTTCCTGGCGTCCACGGTGCGCCGGTCCATATCGGCGATCCCGCGCTGATCGGCATCAAGGACATCGCCAAGCCGGATTACGGCGATGCGGTGGATATTCGTGACGACGAATTGCCTGTGTTCTGGGCTTGCGGCGTGACGCCGCAATCGGTGATCGTCGAGGCCAAACCGGAGTTCTGCATCACCCACGCGCCGGGCCACATGCTGATCACCGACCTGCGCAACAGCGATCTGTCGGTGATCTGA
- a CDS encoding nuclear transport factor 2 family protein translates to MPEYSRPTAESLVRTYIQAKDENRPHLMTRVFAADAVLEMVVNTGAISFPAVSTGVEAIADTLSRKFGQTYENVYTFCLQRPDAHVRGGHFSCDWLVGMSEKESGNVRVGCGRYDWHFQAQAPFLVERLKITIDEMQILPAHRLQEVIDWVDSLPRHWCDSRTAIDTAPCIDALAPVLDYIARNR, encoded by the coding sequence ATGCCGGAATATTCACGACCCACAGCCGAGAGCCTGGTGCGCACTTACATCCAGGCAAAGGACGAAAATCGTCCGCATCTGATGACGCGCGTATTCGCTGCGGACGCCGTTCTGGAAATGGTCGTGAACACCGGCGCGATTTCCTTCCCGGCGGTTTCCACAGGCGTGGAGGCGATTGCCGATACGCTGTCGCGAAAATTCGGGCAGACGTATGAAAACGTCTACACGTTTTGCCTGCAACGTCCCGATGCTCACGTGCGCGGCGGACATTTCTCCTGCGACTGGCTGGTCGGCATGTCGGAAAAAGAGAGCGGGAATGTGCGCGTCGGTTGCGGCCGGTATGACTGGCATTTTCAGGCGCAAGCGCCATTTCTTGTCGAGCGACTGAAAATCACCATCGATGAAATGCAGATACTTCCCGCGCACCGTCTTCAGGAGGTGATCGACTGGGTGGATAGCTTGCCCCGGCATTGGTGCGATTCAAGGACCGCAATCGATACGGCGCCGTGCATTGACGCGCTTGCGCCCGTCCTTGACTACATTGCGCGGAACCGCTAG
- a CDS encoding CinA family protein, whose product MDDIKSLAEQIGRVLQTKGLFLATAESCTGGGVGYAITEIPGSSDWFDCGFITYSNTAKAELLDVPEALIAQFGSVSEEVVEAMAEGAIANSSAHVAIATTGIAGPGGAVPGKPVGTVCFGWAKDEHVHTERLVFSGDRQSVRQQTIVHALKGLLRFLEQAG is encoded by the coding sequence ATGGACGACATCAAGAGCCTGGCCGAACAAATTGGCCGCGTATTGCAGACCAAAGGCCTGTTTCTGGCGACGGCGGAATCGTGCACAGGCGGCGGCGTGGGCTACGCCATCACTGAAATTCCCGGCTCGTCCGACTGGTTCGACTGCGGCTTCATTACCTACTCGAATACCGCCAAGGCAGAATTGCTGGATGTGCCGGAAGCACTGATTGCGCAGTTCGGTTCGGTCAGCGAAGAAGTCGTGGAAGCGATGGCTGAAGGTGCCATCGCCAACAGCAGCGCACATGTCGCCATCGCGACCACCGGTATCGCCGGCCCCGGCGGCGCAGTGCCCGGAAAACCTGTCGGCACGGTATGTTTCGGATGGGCGAAAGATGAGCATGTCCATACCGAACGTCTGGTCTTCTCAGGCGACCGTCAATCCGTGCGACAGCAAACGATCGTGCATGCACTCAAGGGTTTGTTGCGCTTCCTCGAACAAGCCGGCTAG
- a CDS encoding phosphatidylglycerophosphatase A family protein: MTTLEPGQTAFVAKPDSRFMLSHPAHLIAQGFGSGLSRIMPGTSGTLLAWLSFHVLTTRWPHLFTPLNWAIIIAVGFLVGIWACHKTGKDLGIADHGSMVWDEIIAFWAVLLLLTPAGFSTQLWAFLWFRFFDMVKPAPIRYFDRHIKGGFGVMWDDIVAAFYTLLVFAVWRSL, encoded by the coding sequence ATGACGACACTGGAACCCGGCCAGACGGCATTCGTCGCCAAACCCGACTCACGCTTCATGCTGTCGCACCCCGCGCATCTCATCGCGCAGGGTTTCGGCAGCGGCCTGTCCCGGATCATGCCGGGCACCAGCGGCACGCTGCTGGCGTGGCTGTCCTTCCACGTGCTGACGACGCGCTGGCCTCATCTCTTCACGCCGCTGAACTGGGCCATCATCATCGCTGTCGGTTTTCTCGTCGGCATCTGGGCCTGCCACAAGACCGGGAAAGACCTCGGCATTGCCGACCACGGCAGCATGGTGTGGGATGAAATCATTGCCTTCTGGGCCGTGCTGCTGCTTCTCACACCCGCGGGTTTCTCGACGCAACTGTGGGCCTTCCTGTGGTTCCGTTTCTTCGACATGGTCAAGCCCGCGCCGATCCGCTATTTCGACCGGCATATCAAGGGCGGCTTCGGCGTGATGTGGGACGATATCGTGGCAGCGTTCTATACCTTGCTGGTGTTTGCGGTATGGCGCAGTCTGTGA
- the thiL gene encoding thiamine-phosphate kinase yields the protein MLSEFDLIAQFFTRSRRQHRNVALGIGDDCALVTPAAGMQLAISTDMLVEGRHFFPGADPQMLGHKCLAVNLSDLAAMGAKPLAFTLALALPEARPDWLAPFAKGLLALADEHGCELIGGDTTKGPLNICITVFGEVPPGQALRRDAAQAGDDIWISGSLGDARLALAGYRGDIMLDDATQHTAGERMHAPTPRVELGLSLRDIAHAAIDISDGLAGDLGHILERSRTGAILDVDQLPAGPMLARHALEIRRRFTLAGGDDYELCFTAPSGKRDAVIAAASSCNTAVTRVGSIDAAPGLRLRDANGAPLDLPLASFDHFASP from the coding sequence ATGTTGTCCGAATTCGATCTCATCGCGCAGTTCTTCACGCGCTCCCGGCGTCAGCATCGCAACGTTGCGCTCGGCATCGGCGACGACTGCGCGCTCGTCACTCCCGCAGCGGGCATGCAATTGGCCATCTCCACCGACATGCTGGTCGAGGGCCGCCATTTTTTCCCCGGTGCCGATCCGCAAATGCTCGGCCACAAATGCCTCGCGGTGAACCTGTCCGACCTGGCCGCAATGGGTGCCAAGCCGCTCGCATTCACGCTCGCGCTTGCCCTGCCCGAGGCAAGGCCGGACTGGCTTGCGCCATTCGCCAAGGGATTGCTGGCCCTGGCCGACGAGCACGGCTGCGAACTGATCGGCGGCGACACGACCAAGGGGCCGCTGAACATCTGCATCACCGTCTTCGGCGAAGTTCCGCCCGGTCAGGCCTTGCGGCGCGACGCCGCGCAAGCCGGCGACGATATCTGGATTTCCGGCTCGCTTGGCGATGCGCGTCTGGCACTGGCCGGCTATCGCGGCGACATCATGCTGGACGACGCGACACAGCATACCGCCGGCGAGCGCATGCACGCACCGACGCCGCGCGTGGAACTGGGACTTTCCTTGCGCGACATCGCGCATGCGGCAATTGATATTTCCGATGGCCTTGCCGGCGATCTCGGACACATTCTCGAACGATCAAGGACCGGTGCGATCCTCGACGTCGACCAACTGCCGGCGGGACCGATGCTGGCCCGGCATGCGCTGGAAATACGCCGCCGCTTCACGCTTGCGGGTGGCGACGATTATGAACTGTGCTTTACCGCGCCATCCGGCAAGCGCGATGCGGTCATTGCTGCAGCAAGTAGCTGCAACACCGCCGTGACCCGCGTCGGCAGCATCGATGCCGCACCAGGCCTGCGGCTGCGCGATGCCAATGGCGCACCGCTGGATTTACCTCTTGCCTCCTTCGACCATTTCGCTTCCCCATGA